TTGTCGATATCGTGAGCAAGAACGGCAACCTGCTTCTGAACTTTCCGCTGCGCGCAGACGGCACGCTCGACTCCCGTGAGGAGAGCATCATCGCAAGCCTGGGGACTTGGATGGCCGCGAATGGCGATGCCATCTACGGATCGCGGCCATGGAAGAAGTTCGGCGAGGGGCCAAACGGCACGACAGGTGCCATGTTCAATGAGGACAAGCTGAACTATACGTCCGAGGACATCCGCTTCACCACGAAGGGTAACTCGCTGTACGCCTTTGCCATGGCGTGGCCGGCATCGGGGAAGCTGCGGATCACGTCACTCGCCTCGGGCACGCCGCATTCGGTGCGGATGGTGGATGGCGGCGATCTGTTGAAATGGACGCGGCAGCCGGACGCCCTCGTCATCGAGTTGCCTAAGACCCAGCGAGGCGACCATGCCTTTGGCGTTCGGATCGAAGGGGCGGTATAACATCGATCAACCAGATTGAATCCGTGGGCAATGGTATAAGGTGGGATGGCTGTTCGGTGGCTTACTCGAAAACTTTGCTTGGAAGTTCATGGGGGATAGATGGCTGTACGGATGAAGGACATCGCGGAAGACCTTGGGTTGTCCGTCGTCACCGTGTCCAAGGTGTTCAACAATCATCTCGATATCGGCGCGGCCACGCGAGAGCGAGTGCTGCGCCGGATGAAGGAGTTGAACTATCAGCCCAGCCTTCACGCGCAGGGCCTGGCCTCTGGCCGCACGATGATGGTCGGCCTCATCGTCCCCGACCTCGTACACGCGTTCTTTTCGGAGGTGGCGCAGAGCATCTCCGATGTGCTGCGGAAGAAGGGATACGGCCTGGTGATCGCTTCCTCGGACGAGGACCCGGAACTTGAGAGGAGCGAGATCGAACAGATGATCCGGCGCCGCGTGGATGTGCTGATTATAGCGTCCTGCCAAAGTGATCCGGCGAGTCTTAAGAAGGTTGTGGAGCAGAAGGTCCCGCTTGTTCTCATCGACCGTAGTTTCAAGGGCTTCGAAGCGAACTTCGTAGGTACCGATGACGTCCATGTTGGCGAGATGGCCACGGAACACCTCATTGGCCTGGGAAGGCGGATCATCGGCCACATCGGCGGTCAGACCGTCAGCACCTCGAATGATCGTTTGGCTGGCTACAAGAAGGCGCTGGCGCACCACAAGATCGCCCTCTCGGAAAAGTACATTGTCAGGCGCACGCTCGGAGATCAGGCGGCCGATACCACGGGCAGGGAGGCGATGGAGAGACTCCTTCTGGTGAGCCCGCGTCCGGACGCGGGCTTCTGTTACAACGATCCCGCGGCGATCGGTGCGATGAATGCTATTCTCGCCGCGGGACTGCGAATTCCTGAGGACATCGCGATCATCGGCGCCGGCAACATACGTTACGCGGAGTCGTTTCGCGTGGCGTTATCTTCCGTCGATATTCCCCGCAAGGCCCTCGGCGAATATGCCGGAGAGATTGCCTTGCAGATGACCGGCAAGAAGAAGCCTGTGAAGACCAGAAAGATTCTTGTCTCGCCGAAGTTAGTCATTCGCGAGTCGAGCCAGGTTTCCAAGGTATCTCTCACGGCTGCACCAAGGCCCAAGAAGCGTCCCTCGAAGGCGGTCGCGCGGCCTAAGACAGAGTGGTAGTTGGCAACGCTCGGCGAGATCACGCTGGCCGAATTAGAACGGCTCATGGCTGGAGTCTCCATGGGAGACTGTCCGGTAGCCCATCCGGTAGCCCATCAACGTTCGAGTCTCTAAGCTGCGCCCGCTAATCCATCTGGATCATGATCTTGGTATAAGCCGCAGGATTGGCCGACCAGTCGGAGAGAATCGAGGGTGCCTCTTCGAGCGATACGATCGCCGAGATGGCCTCCTCCACGGGAAACCTGCCCGCTTCCAGCATCGACATCACATCGAGAAAGTCTTCAGGCAGAGCGTTGCGGGAGCCCAGGATATCCAGCTCCTTCTGCACGAAGAGCCTGGTCTCATAGGCCACTGGCTCCTTCGCATAGCCGATGTAGACGACGCGCCCGGTAAAGGCCACCTCTTCCACAGCCATGCGAAAGGTCTCCGGCAGGCCGATTGCCTCGATCGCCACATCCGGGCCGTTGCCATTGGTCAACTCACTCAAGCGCGCACGGACGTCTTCGCGGCCAGAGTGAATCAGGTCGGTCGCCCCCGCCAGCCGAGCGGTTTCGAGCTTCGCGTCGTCCAGGTCGATTGCGATCGTCCGCGCGCCGCGAAAGGTCGAGCCTGCAATCGCGCCAAGACCAATGCCGCCGCAGCCGAAGACAGCCACGACATCGGTGTTCGTCACGCGACCGCGGGCGCACGCATGAAAGCCCACCGTGAGTGGTTCCACCAGGCATAAGTGCTTCA
This Granulicella aggregans DNA region includes the following protein-coding sequences:
- a CDS encoding zinc-binding alcohol dehydrogenase family protein, which encodes MKALSLLDAGDVRITDIPEPSHTEPDILLKVEMVGLCGSDLNSFRGRNPLVSYPRVLGHEIAAIVVGGSAALTPGTHVTVSPYTSCGQCSSCLRGRENACRYNQTFGVQRDGAITERLSVPASKVFPSTLPLKHLCLVEPLTVGFHACARGRVTNTDVVAVFGCGGIGLGAIAGSTFRGARTIAIDLDDAKLETARLAGATDLIHSGREDVRARLSELTNGNGPDVAIEAIGLPETFRMAVEEVAFTGRVVYIGYAKEPVAYETRLFVQKELDILGSRNALPEDFLDVMSMLEAGRFPVEEAISAIVSLEEAPSILSDWSANPAAYTKIMIQMD
- a CDS encoding LacI family DNA-binding transcriptional regulator gives rise to the protein MAVRMKDIAEDLGLSVVTVSKVFNNHLDIGAATRERVLRRMKELNYQPSLHAQGLASGRTMMVGLIVPDLVHAFFSEVAQSISDVLRKKGYGLVIASSDEDPELERSEIEQMIRRRVDVLIIASCQSDPASLKKVVEQKVPLVLIDRSFKGFEANFVGTDDVHVGEMATEHLIGLGRRIIGHIGGQTVSTSNDRLAGYKKALAHHKIALSEKYIVRRTLGDQAADTTGREAMERLLLVSPRPDAGFCYNDPAAIGAMNAILAAGLRIPEDIAIIGAGNIRYAESFRVALSSVDIPRKALGEYAGEIALQMTGKKKPVKTRKILVSPKLVIRESSQVSKVSLTAAPRPKKRPSKAVARPKTEW